A single Nostoc sp. PCC 7107 DNA region contains:
- a CDS encoding TIGR03943 family protein, producing the protein MATKLQRFNLLIPWLDVLAITAWGILMLKYWLTGKLNLLIHPNYFGLVVVAGIGLIIVGLFKMQELWQRRRRDIVPNVQHMTLFPPGWGGALLLTAAILGFIFTPQVFASDKALNRGVNDLLGTSRIKPQAFRASIRPEERSLVDWVRTLNVYPEPDAYTGQQAKVQGFVIRPPDLSKEYMFLAKFVLSCCAADAYPVGLPVKLSANQEQYAPDTWLEVEGQMATDNLSGKRQLTIVANSVKKIPQPQNPYSY; encoded by the coding sequence ATGGCAACTAAACTTCAACGCTTTAATTTATTAATACCTTGGCTGGATGTTTTAGCAATCACAGCTTGGGGAATTTTGATGTTGAAATATTGGCTGACTGGCAAGCTGAACTTGTTGATTCATCCGAATTACTTTGGTTTGGTGGTAGTGGCTGGTATTGGCTTGATTATTGTCGGTTTATTCAAAATGCAGGAACTTTGGCAACGTCGCCGCCGCGATATTGTACCAAACGTCCAGCACATGACTTTGTTTCCGCCTGGTTGGGGTGGTGCTTTATTGTTAACGGCGGCAATTTTAGGTTTCATCTTTACACCACAAGTTTTTGCCAGCGACAAAGCACTGAATCGTGGTGTTAATGATTTACTCGGAACCTCACGTATCAAACCTCAAGCCTTCCGGGCTTCAATTCGCCCCGAAGAGAGATCGCTTGTAGACTGGGTACGGACACTCAATGTTTATCCTGAACCAGACGCATATACAGGGCAACAAGCCAAAGTCCAAGGCTTTGTTATCCGTCCCCCAGATTTAAGTAAAGAATATATGTTTTTAGCAAAATTTGTTCTTTCATGCTGTGCTGCGGATGCTTACCCTGTAGGATTACCCGTGAAATTGTCCGCCAATCAAGAACAGTACGCCCCTGATACCTGGCTAGAAGTTGAAGGACAAATGGCGACAGACAATCTCAGCGGGAAACGCCAACTTACCATTGTGGCTAACTCCGTCAAAAAGATTCCCCAACCTCAAAATCCGTATAGTTATTAG
- the cimA gene encoding citramalate synthase has protein sequence MTTNSSPQIWLYDTTLRDGTQCEGLSVSIEDKLRIAKKLDQLGIPFIEGGWPGANPKDVQFFWQLQEDPLKQSEIVAFCSTRRPHTVAAAEPMLQAILTAGSRWVTIFGKSWDLHVTESLKTTLEENLAMIRDTIEYFRSHGRRVIYDAEHWFDGYKHNRDYALQTLEAAIASGAEWLVLCDTNGGTLPHEVSESVEIVNSYLSSVICQKLMTNDKVQRTIPQIGIHTHNDCDMAVANALAAVMAGATMVQGTINGYGERCGNANLCSLIPNLQLKMGYSCIGEHQLTQLTEASRFVSEVVNLAPDEHAPFVGRSAFAHKGGVHVSAVERNPLTYEHIQPAQVGNRRRIVISEQSGLSNVLAKARTFGIELDKQTPEARQILQRLKQLESQGYQFEAAEASFALLMYEVLGARQEFFEVKGFQVHCDLVEGKETSSALATVKVAVNGQNILEAAEGNGPVAALDAALRKALVNFYPQLASFELTDYKVRILDGHAGTAAKTRALVESGNGYQRWTTIGVSTNILAASYQAVVEGLEYGLLLHSQAEAALKV, from the coding sequence ATGACTACAAATTCTTCTCCTCAAATTTGGCTTTATGACACCACGCTACGGGATGGCACTCAATGCGAAGGGCTATCGGTGTCTATTGAAGACAAGCTACGCATTGCTAAGAAACTCGACCAATTGGGAATTCCCTTCATTGAAGGTGGTTGGCCTGGTGCCAATCCGAAGGATGTTCAATTTTTCTGGCAACTCCAAGAAGATCCGCTTAAACAATCAGAAATTGTGGCATTTTGTTCTACACGTCGCCCTCATACCGTGGCCGCAGCTGAACCAATGTTGCAAGCAATCTTAACGGCGGGTTCTCGCTGGGTAACAATTTTTGGCAAATCTTGGGATTTACACGTTACCGAAAGTCTCAAGACAACTTTAGAAGAAAATTTAGCGATGATCCGCGATACTATTGAGTATTTTCGCTCACATGGGCGACGCGTGATTTACGATGCCGAACATTGGTTTGATGGCTACAAACACAACAGAGATTATGCTTTACAGACATTAGAGGCCGCGATCGCATCTGGGGCTGAATGGCTAGTTTTATGTGATACAAATGGCGGAACTTTGCCTCACGAAGTCAGCGAAAGTGTAGAAATAGTCAATAGTTATTTGTCATCTGTCATTTGTCAAAAATTAATGACAAATGACAAAGTACAAAGGACAATTCCTCAAATTGGCATTCATACTCATAATGATTGTGATATGGCTGTCGCCAATGCCCTAGCAGCTGTCATGGCAGGGGCAACAATGGTACAAGGAACAATAAATGGATATGGTGAACGCTGCGGCAATGCCAACCTTTGTTCTTTAATACCCAACTTACAATTAAAGATGGGTTATAGCTGTATCGGAGAACACCAGCTTACTCAACTAACAGAAGCGAGTCGCTTTGTCAGTGAGGTAGTCAATCTTGCCCCTGATGAACACGCACCTTTTGTCGGACGTTCGGCTTTTGCTCACAAAGGCGGGGTGCATGTCTCCGCAGTTGAACGGAATCCCCTAACTTATGAACACATTCAGCCCGCACAAGTCGGGAATCGACGGCGGATAGTAATTTCCGAACAATCGGGACTCAGTAATGTACTAGCCAAAGCCCGGACTTTTGGCATTGAATTAGATAAGCAAACACCAGAAGCACGGCAAATTCTCCAACGCCTCAAACAATTGGAGAGTCAAGGCTATCAATTTGAAGCCGCAGAAGCGAGTTTTGCGCTGTTGATGTATGAAGTTTTAGGCGCTAGACAAGAGTTTTTTGAAGTCAAAGGTTTTCAAGTACACTGTGACTTGGTGGAAGGAAAAGAAACGAGCAGTGCTTTAGCCACAGTCAAAGTCGCCGTCAACGGGCAAAATATTTTAGAAGCGGCGGAAGGAAACGGCCCCGTTGCGGCTTTAGATGCAGCCTTACGCAAAGCTTTAGTCAATTTTTACCCCCAACTCGCCAGCTTTGAATTGACAGATTATAAAGTGCGGATTCTCGACGGACACGCGGGTACAGCCGCCAAAACCAGAGCATTGGTAGAGTCAGGAAACGGCTATCAACGCTGGACAACTATCGGCGTTTCTACCAATATTTTGGCAGCTTCCTATCAAGCAGTAGTTGAGGGATTGGAATATGGTTTGTTATTACATTCCCAAGCAGAAGCAGCATTAAAAGTTTAA
- the thiO gene encoding glycine oxidase ThiO: protein MTSDVLIIGGGVIGLAIAVELKLRGTNVTVLCRDFQAAATHAAAGMLAPDAEMIQDPAMGKLCRRSRALYPEWTSKLEDLTGTSTGYWACGILAPVYQTPDSSIVGESPAYWLDQTAIHQYQPGLGNDVVGGWWYPEDAQVDNRALAQALWTAAQSLGIEIKENITVEGLIQQQGQVIGVQTNIGVIRASHYVLAAGAWSSELLPLPVTPRKGQMLKIQLPDFVPELPLRRVLFGENIYIVPRRNRSIILGATSEDVGFTANNTPEGMQSLLENAIRLYPKLKDYSIQKFWWGFRPATPDELPILGTSHCENLTLATGHYRNGILLAPVTAALIADLICEHKSDPILAHFHYSRFHTKPSTAPMLTHSANFTNGDRPVLSPIPNSPLADSPLIIAGKTFQSRLMTGTGKYRSIAEMQQSVVQSCCQIVTVAVRRVQTKTPGHEGLAEALDWSKIWMLPNTAGCQTAEEAIRVARLGREMAKLLGQEDNNFVKLEVIPDSKYLLPDPIGTLQAAEQLVKEGFAVLPYINADPMLAKRLEEVGCATVMPLASPIGSGQGLKTTANIQIIIENAHVPVVVDAGIGSPSEASQAMELGADALLINSAIALAQNAPAMAYAMNLATVAGRLAYLAGRMPIKSYASPSSPVTGTINT, encoded by the coding sequence ATGACTAGCGATGTTTTAATTATTGGTGGCGGTGTTATTGGCTTGGCGATCGCCGTCGAACTCAAATTGCGCGGGACAAATGTCACCGTACTTTGTCGTGATTTCCAAGCTGCTGCTACCCATGCGGCCGCGGGGATGTTGGCACCAGATGCCGAAATGATCCAAGATCCGGCAATGGGTAAATTATGCAGGCGATCGCGTGCCTTATACCCAGAATGGACAAGTAAATTAGAAGATTTAACTGGTACAAGTACTGGTTATTGGGCTTGTGGTATTCTTGCACCTGTTTATCAAACACCAGATTCTTCTATAGTGGGTGAATCACCTGCTTATTGGCTAGATCAAACTGCCATTCATCAATATCAGCCAGGATTGGGAAATGATGTCGTCGGTGGCTGGTGGTATCCTGAAGATGCTCAAGTTGATAATCGGGCATTAGCCCAAGCACTATGGACAGCGGCTCAATCTCTCGGCATTGAAATTAAAGAAAATATCACAGTCGAAGGATTAATCCAACAGCAAGGGCAAGTTATCGGCGTACAAACCAACATAGGTGTAATTCGCGCCAGCCACTATGTTTTAGCGGCTGGTGCTTGGTCTAGTGAATTATTACCTTTGCCTGTGACTCCGCGCAAAGGGCAAATGCTGAAAATCCAATTACCTGATTTTGTGCCGGAATTACCTCTGAGACGAGTTTTATTCGGTGAAAATATTTACATCGTACCCAGGCGGAATCGTTCGATTATTTTGGGTGCGACTAGCGAAGATGTGGGTTTTACTGCCAATAACACCCCAGAGGGGATGCAATCTTTACTTGAGAACGCTATTCGCCTATATCCAAAATTAAAAGATTATTCCATCCAAAAATTTTGGTGGGGTTTTCGGCCTGCAACCCCAGATGAATTACCAATTCTCGGCACTAGCCATTGTGAAAACTTGACTTTGGCTACAGGTCATTATCGTAACGGCATTTTACTAGCGCCTGTGACAGCCGCGCTAATTGCTGATTTAATCTGCGAACACAAATCTGATCCGATACTTGCCCATTTCCATTATTCTCGTTTTCATACCAAGCCATCTACTGCCCCTATGCTCACTCACTCTGCTAATTTTACCAATGGCGATCGCCCAGTTTTATCACCAATTCCCAACTCTCCACTTGCCGACTCCCCACTTATAATTGCTGGCAAAACCTTTCAATCCCGCTTGATGACGGGAACCGGCAAGTATCGCAGTATTGCAGAAATGCAGCAAAGTGTTGTGCAGAGTTGCTGTCAAATTGTCACTGTTGCAGTCAGACGCGTCCAAACCAAAACCCCCGGACATGAAGGTTTAGCAGAAGCATTGGATTGGTCAAAAATTTGGATGTTGCCGAATACTGCTGGTTGTCAAACTGCTGAAGAAGCGATTCGCGTAGCCCGTTTGGGTCGAGAAATGGCGAAATTGTTGGGGCAGGAAGATAATAATTTTGTGAAATTAGAAGTCATACCCGATTCCAAATATTTACTCCCAGATCCTATTGGCACGCTGCAAGCTGCTGAACAGCTGGTAAAAGAAGGGTTTGCCGTATTACCGTATATTAATGCTGACCCGATGTTAGCTAAACGGTTAGAAGAAGTTGGCTGTGCAACAGTTATGCCTTTAGCATCACCCATTGGTTCAGGACAAGGATTAAAAACCACCGCCAATATCCAAATCATTATTGAAAACGCTCATGTGCCGGTTGTGGTGGATGCAGGTATTGGTTCACCTTCAGAAGCGTCTCAAGCAATGGAATTAGGCGCAGATGCTTTATTAATTAATAGTGCGATCGCCCTAGCCCAAAATGCCCCAGCAATGGCGTATGCGATGAATTTGGCAACCGTCGCTGGTCGTTTGGCATACTTAGCTGGCAGAATGCCCATCAAATCTTATGCTAGTCCTAGTTCACCTGTGACGGGGACAATCAATACTTAA
- a CDS encoding Uma2 family endonuclease, with amino-acid sequence MTQSLRKLVTFDEFIAWYPENPQRRYELHDGVIVEMSPPTGDHEQLIGFLVGEIVTEYKRLKMPYFIPKTAFIKPLEGESAYSPDVLILNQHNLVNEPRWKKESTVSQAESIPLVIDVVSTNWRDDYLKKAADYEAVGIPEYWIVDYAALGGRRFIGNPKQPTISVYSLVDGEYQVQQFRNSDRLVSQIFNELNLTVEQIFQSVA; translated from the coding sequence ATGACTCAAAGCTTACGTAAATTAGTTACATTCGATGAATTTATCGCTTGGTACCCAGAAAACCCACAGCGACGCTATGAATTGCATGACGGAGTAATTGTTGAAATGTCCCCACCTACTGGCGACCATGAACAGCTTATTGGATTTTTAGTTGGAGAAATAGTTACAGAATATAAACGTTTAAAAATGCCTTACTTTATTCCCAAAACAGCGTTCATTAAACCATTGGAAGGTGAATCAGCTTACTCACCAGATGTACTGATATTAAATCAGCATAATTTAGTCAATGAGCCTCGGTGGAAAAAAGAGTCAACTGTCAGCCAAGCTGAATCAATTCCTTTAGTAATTGATGTCGTGAGTACTAACTGGCGAGATGATTATTTAAAAAAAGCCGCTGACTATGAAGCAGTGGGCATCCCCGAATACTGGATTGTCGATTATGCGGCTTTAGGTGGTAGGCGGTTTATCGGTAATCCCAAACAACCCACTATCTCGGTTTACTCGTTAGTTGATGGAGAATACCAAGTGCAGCAATTCCGAAATAGCGATCGCCTTGTCTCACAGATTTTCAACGAGTTAAATTTGACTGTCGAACAAATTTTTCAAAGTGTTGCGTAA
- a CDS encoding NAD(P)/FAD-dependent oxidoreductase — protein MKEVLYLEVPIPDTAAVRQWLQVDFQPVIGVKSLTPDGFCLKLPTDYTASEQTISEKLPTEISIFVWSVQRTTYLKVFRWSDQPFPQEKEILLCLKTEIRQRFPHQYPQPPAIDLSQQSIFEALATDYPLTVKYFQKMPNGEYDLKRAYWWEQRWRDGVIHPQEPRQVVFSHPKSQIPNPKSDYDLIYIGGALGAVHAAVMAKMGYKVLLVERLPFGRMNREWNISRDELQSLVNLGLVTNTELESVIVREYKDGFNKFFDGNNPPKLRSPILHTPTVLNIALDSEKWLGMCGQKLRAAGGDIWDETEFMRADIDNSQVVITVKHLPSQEEKQVSGRLLVDAMGTASPIAWQLNGGRAFDSVCPTVGAVVDGGFEAQVWDSQYGDVLYSHGDISRGRQLIWELFPGAGEELTIYLFHYHEVHPDNPGSLLEMYEDFFTILPEYRRCDMDKLVWKKPTFGYIPGHFSVSSSDRQVAVDRLIAIGDAASLQSPLVFTGFGSLVRNLERLTTLLDTALQHDLLSFRHLNQIRAYQSNVSVTWLFSKGMMVPTGKFIPPQRINSMLNTFFGLLASEPPEVADNFIKDRCDWFTFNHLALKAARKNPALLLWIWELAGPRDLFRWLGSYFNFSIYALVRILLSSWFPGFLTRIQPWLEPRNPGLWLQLLALRYVITTGKPRSLNQTSIVNPEAVIPIRNS, from the coding sequence ATGAAAGAAGTCCTTTATTTAGAAGTGCCAATTCCAGATACAGCAGCGGTACGTCAATGGCTACAAGTGGATTTTCAACCAGTAATTGGTGTGAAATCACTGACTCCAGACGGCTTCTGCTTGAAATTACCTACAGACTATACAGCATCTGAGCAGACTATTTCCGAAAAATTACCGACAGAAATTTCAATTTTTGTGTGGTCTGTCCAAAGAACTACTTATTTAAAGGTCTTCCGTTGGTCAGATCAGCCTTTCCCTCAAGAGAAGGAGATTTTGCTATGTCTCAAGACAGAAATCAGACAACGCTTTCCCCATCAGTACCCCCAGCCGCCAGCAATTGATTTATCCCAACAATCAATTTTTGAGGCGTTAGCAACCGATTACCCACTCACAGTTAAATATTTTCAGAAAATGCCCAATGGGGAATACGACCTCAAACGTGCATATTGGTGGGAACAACGCTGGCGCGATGGTGTGATTCATCCCCAAGAACCGCGTCAGGTAGTGTTTTCTCATCCAAAATCTCAAATCCCCAATCCAAAATCGGATTACGACTTAATTTACATCGGTGGCGCACTAGGGGCTGTCCATGCGGCTGTGATGGCCAAAATGGGATACAAAGTGCTGCTGGTGGAACGTTTACCTTTTGGCAGAATGAACCGCGAATGGAATATTTCGCGTGATGAATTACAAAGTTTAGTAAATCTGGGTTTGGTAACGAATACCGAACTAGAAAGCGTTATTGTTCGGGAATATAAAGACGGATTTAACAAATTTTTTGATGGAAATAATCCGCCGAAATTGCGATCGCCTATTCTTCACACTCCCACAGTTTTAAACATTGCCCTAGACTCAGAAAAATGGCTGGGTATGTGCGGACAAAAGCTGCGGGCGGCGGGCGGTGATATCTGGGACGAAACCGAATTTATGCGTGCGGATATTGATAACTCACAAGTTGTAATCACAGTCAAGCATTTACCCAGTCAGGAAGAAAAGCAAGTATCTGGGCGGTTATTAGTCGATGCAATGGGAACTGCTTCGCCGATTGCATGGCAATTAAATGGTGGTCGGGCTTTTGATAGTGTTTGTCCGACTGTGGGTGCAGTGGTTGATGGCGGATTTGAAGCACAAGTTTGGGATTCTCAATATGGTGATGTGCTTTACAGTCATGGTGATATTTCGCGGGGGAGACAATTGATTTGGGAATTGTTTCCCGGTGCGGGTGAGGAACTGACAATTTATTTATTTCACTACCACGAAGTCCACCCAGATAATCCCGGTTCTTTGTTGGAGATGTACGAAGACTTTTTTACCATCTTGCCAGAGTATCGCCGCTGCGACATGGATAAACTGGTGTGGAAAAAGCCGACATTTGGATATATACCGGGGCATTTTAGTGTGAGTAGTAGCGATCGCCAAGTTGCCGTTGATAGATTAATTGCGATCGGTGATGCTGCATCTCTCCAATCTCCCCTTGTGTTTACAGGTTTTGGTTCCTTGGTGCGTAACTTAGAACGCTTAACAACTTTGTTAGATACCGCACTCCAGCATGACTTATTGAGTTTTCGTCACTTAAACCAAATTCGGGCTTATCAAAGCAATGTTTCAGTAACTTGGCTATTTTCTAAAGGAATGATGGTTCCGACTGGGAAATTCATTCCTCCCCAGCGCATTAACTCGATGCTGAATACTTTCTTTGGGCTATTAGCTAGTGAACCGCCAGAGGTTGCAGATAATTTCATCAAAGATAGATGCGATTGGTTCACCTTCAACCACCTAGCACTCAAAGCAGCCCGCAAAAACCCTGCCTTATTATTGTGGATTTGGGAACTGGCTGGCCCTAGAGATTTATTCAGATGGCTGGGGAGTTATTTTAACTTTAGTATTTATGCCCTAGTGAGGATATTGCTGAGTTCTTGGTTCCCTGGCTTTCTCACCCGAATTCAACCTTGGTTAGAACCCCGCAATCCTGGATTGTGGTTACAATTATTGGCGCTACGCTACGTAATTACTACGGGTAAACCGCGATCGCTCAACCAAACATCCATAGTCAACCCAGAAGCGGTAATACCAATTCGTAATTCGTAA